From a single Salvelinus namaycush isolate Seneca chromosome 14, SaNama_1.0, whole genome shotgun sequence genomic region:
- the prickle3 gene encoding prickle-like protein 2: MFKRGSKKRRSNRSQEEEDPDRGQPCIRCGDQCPGFRMHGWRKICVHCKCVREEHAVRAVPGQLERMMMKLVSDFQRHSISDDDSGCASEEYAWVPPGLKPEQVYQYFSCIPEDRVPYANSSGERYRIKQLLHQLPAHDSEHQYCNHLDEEEKKELCLFSQQRKRENLGRGMVRLFPVTMTGAICQQCGRQIYGGDIAVFASRAGHGSCWHPQCFQCASCTELLVDLIYFYQDGQIYCGRHHAERMKPRCQACDEIILADECTEAEGRHWHMKHFCCFECEAALGGQRYIMRESRPYCCSCYESFYAEYCDTCGEHIGIDQGQMTYEGQHWHAAESCFCCARCRLPLLGRPFLPRGGLIFCSKPCSLGEDPDNSDSCDSALQSRPPQHRHCETAEKIQQSQRCSPQQPPEGANIPVVPGKDGVHISTDVPNGVSPPPNGHRNLRRSYSPLPHCRLANGWAPSWPVDQSLNSLHTGDCDKHPGSSLEFLGEPNGYAGHPLTSFSRGTSTAKDCGNWVEKSSQVTKVFPPPRNSSLPASLNHPSPADPPPLPAPLPTKSRDLMTKPNLHQPEPSSPDHSPQSFRSGTARVSFREPISCSYSVNEEEEEEEDEEKGEDEEKGEKEEEQVEREEEDGGFGRRLHMEKGIPPQMDLLDGSYQHRSLRRRWNRGRVASDSILHLGTETRFRHSLPDRPRLDALEWRGQRESASLSSPGTTEPLSLTLQPAQYNKHEDSCSTCSSSSESEEEGYFLGQPIPLPPQLTRRPPSVDGEGDGETKGVKDRGLRNSLRRRKRRANSLGAKDKDTNCAIS; the protein is encoded by the exons AAAGATTTGTGTGCACTGTAAGTGTGTGCGTGAGGAGCATGCAGTGCGGGCGGTGCCGGGCCAGCTGGAGAGGATGATGATGAAGCTGGTTTCAGACTTCCAAAGACACTCCATCTCTGATGACGACTCGGGCTGTGCATCCGAGGAGTACGCCTGGGTCCCACCTGGACTCAAGCCTGAACAG GTGTATCAGTATTTCAGCTGTATCCCGGAGGACAGAGTGCCCTATGCTAACAGCTCAGGAGAGAGGTACCGCATCAAACAGCTCCTTCACCAGCTACCAGCCCACGACAGTGAG CATCAGTACTGTAACCATCTggatgaggaggagaagaaggagctTTGTTTGTTCAGTCagcagaggaagagggagaaccTGGGCAGAGGCATGGTCAGACTGTTCCCTGTCACCATGACCGGAGCCATCTGCCAACAG tgTGGCAGACAGATCTATGGTGGGGACATTGCAGTGTTTGCCAGCCGAGCGGGGCACGGTAGCTGTTGGCACCCTCAGTGTTTCCAGTGTGCCTCGTGCACTGAGCTGCTGGTAGACCTCATCTACTTCTACCAGGACGGACAGATCTACTGCGGCCGGCACCACGCTGAGAGAATGAAACCACGCTGCCAGGCCTGTGATGAG ATCATTCTAGCAGATGAGTGTACGGAGGCAGAGGGCCGACACTGGCACATGAAGCATTTCTGTTGTTTTGAGTGTGAGGCAGCGTTGGGAGGGCAGCGGTACATCATGAGAGAGAGCCGGCCGTACTGCTGCTCCTGCTATGAGTCCTTCTATGCAGAGTACTGTGACACCTGTGGGGAACACATAG gtatagaccagggtcagatgaCCTATGAGGGCCAGCACTGGCATGCAGCCGAGTCGTGTTTCTGCTGTGCCCGCTGTCGGCTCCCCCTGCTGGGGCGGCCCTTCCTCCCGCGTGGGGGCCTTATCTTCTGCTCCAAGCCCTGCTCCCTGGGAGAGGACCCAGATAACTCAGACTCGTGTGACTCTGCCCTCCAGAGCCGGCCTCCGCAGCACAGACACTGTGAGACTGCAGAGAAGATCCAACAGTCGCAGCGCTGCTCCCCACAGCAACCACCAGAGGGAGCCAACATCCCTGTTGTCCCAGGAAAAGACG GTGTTCACATCTCTACTGATGTTCCAAATGGAGTCTCCCCACCACCCAACGGTCATCGTAACCTCAGAAGGTCCTACTCTCCACTTCCCCACTGTCGCTTAGCCAATGGCTGGGCACCATCTTGGCCTGTCGACCAATCTCTCAACAGTTTGCACACTGGAGACTGTGACAAGCATCCAGGCAGTAGTCTGGAGTTTTTAGGAGAGCCCAATGGCTACGCTGGACACCCTCTCACCAGTTTCAGTAGAGGAACTTCTACTGCAAAGGACTGTGGGAACTGGGTGGAGAAGAGTAGTCAAGTTACGAAAG TGTTTCCTCCCCCGAGGAATTCCTCCTTACCTGCATCactaaaccaccccagtcctgcTGACCCGCCGCCCCTCCCAGCCCCTCTACCCACCAAGTCTCGTGATTTGATGACCAAGCCAAATCTGCACCAACCAGAACCAAGCTCCCCTGACCATAGTCCCCAATCATTTCGCAGTGGGACAGCCAGGGTCAGCTTCCGAGAGCCAATCAGCTGCAGCTACTCTGTgaatgaggaggaagaagaagaagaagatgaggagaaAGGAGAAGATGAGGAGAAAGGAGAAAAGGAAGAAGAAcaggtggagagggaggaagaggatggaggTTTTGGGCGCAGGTTACATATGGAGAAGGGCATTCCACCTCAAATGGACCTACTGG ATGGTTCATACCAACATCGTAGTTTACGGCGGAGATGGAACCGCGGCCGTGTGGCCTCCGACTCCATTCTCCACCTAGGCACAGAGACACGCTTCCGTCACTCTCTGCCTGATCGGCCCCGTTTGGATGCTCTAGAATGGAGAGGACAACGGGAGAGtgcttccctctcttcccctggCACCACAGAGCCCCTGTCACTCACCCTCCAGCCAGCCCAGTACAACAAACACGAGGACTCCTGCTcaacctgctcctcctcctcagaaTCAGAGGAAGAGGGTTACTTCTTGGGGCAGCCCATCCCCTTGCCCCCCCAGCTAACCCGAAGGCCCCCGTCGGTGGacggagagggggatggagagacgAAAGGAGTGAAGGACAGGGGTTTGAGGAACAGCctgagaaggaggaagaggagagcaaATAGCCTTGGCGCAAAGGACAAAGACACAAACTGTGCAATCTCCTAA
- the fam110a gene encoding protein FAM110A — MPVETLQPGLRQPVAVRAAAAGTPNRLLMPNRRLLQPRTLEAAEPRQSAVERLAADKAKYVKNQVALFKQQPIKVPLPIMRKPLMSPALRPTRKAQLPRPDFTQQGSSPLDLKHLSNLINGVGEPETPPTSPTMDPVESSQAPDCPTTNSPCPSPISAGAGSGAAESIQTLCPEWSTPVKVRVNASGPLSPTGSPTAVTIRRVDVIPQPHHTTPVRTPLRAQQQMRVPLQPMALHPHTQIHNAMSPLRLFHPRTTYAPGPASPKPVPAPPPQNHTPNRTSQSSPVQLPANPPILPPSPSVTCLSSGSSRKHPSLNRSKSDMSDRYSRASTELERFFNLCGLDTSEMQVLKGPGSDIASLAQFRSASAPGSECAGQEGEEEGGAAEPAPYGVSVIERNARVIKWLYGIRTSKDSARSTNM, encoded by the coding sequence ATGCCTGTGGAGACCCTCCAGCCTGGCCTGAGACAGCCGGTGGCAGTGAGGGCTGCTGCTGCTGGAACGCCCAACCGCCTTCTCATGCCCAACCGCCGCCTCCTCCAACCAAGAACATTGGAAGCAGCTGAGCCCAGGCAGAGTGCAGTGGAGAGACTGGCAGCAGACAAGGCTAAATATGTCAAGAACCAGGTGGCCCTCTTTAAGCAACAGCCAATCAAAGTGCCTCTACCTATCATGCGCAAGCCTCTGATGTCCCCTGCCCTGCGGCCCACCCGTAAGGCCCAACTGCCTCGCCCTGACTTCACCCAGCAAGGGAGTTCCCCACTGGACCTGAAGCACCTGAGTAACCTGATCAACGGGGTGGGTGAGCCTGAAACTCCCCCTACCTCCCCAACCATGGACCCAGTGGAGAGTAGTCAGGCCCCTGACTGCCCCACTACCaactctccctgtccctctccaaTCTCTGCTGGGGCTGGGTCAGGGGCTGCTGAGAGTATCCAGACCCTCTGTCCTGAGTGGTCCACCCCAGTCAAAGTAAGGGTAAATGCCTCTGGCCCACTAAGTCCTACAGGGTCTCCTACTGCAGTGACCATACGTAGAGTGGACGTCATACCCCaaccccaccacaccacaccagtgaGGACGCCCCTTAGAGCACAGCAGCAGATGCGCGTCCCATTGCAGCCCATGGCTCTGCATCCACACACCCAGATCCACAACGCAATGTCACCTCTGCGTCTCTTCCACCCCCGAACTACCTATGCACCAGGCCCTGCGTCTCCTAAACCTGTCCCAGCCCCTCCACCACAAAACCACACCCCAAACCGCACCTCCCAGTCTAGCCCCGTCCAGCTCCCAGCCAACCCCCCCATACTCCCGCCCTCCCCGTCGGTCACCTGCTTATCGTCCGGTAGTTCCAGGAAACATCCCTCTCTGAACCGCTCCAAATCTGACATGAGTGACCGTTACTCCCGGGCCAGTACTGAGCTGGAGCGCTTCTTCAACCTGTGTGGTTTGGACACTTCGGAGATGCAGGTGCTGAAGGGGCCAGGCTCAGACATCGCCTCCCTTGCACAGTTCCGCAGTGCCAGTGCTCCTGGGTCAGAGTGTGCAGGCCAGGAGGGTGAAGAGGAAGGTGGGGCTGCAGAGCCGGCACCCTATGGCGTCTCAGTAATTGAGAGGAACGCCAGAGTTATCAAGTGGCTTTATGGTATCCGCACATCCAAGGATAGTGCCAGGAGCACCAACATGTAG